The nucleotide sequence ACACTAATGAAAATATCGCCCTCGATTTTAGCTTCATCTTCACGCTGATCGAACGTAATGATGTCAGTATAATAATCGTGATGAAGATAGTCGCGGTTGACCTGCAGCACGTATTCGTCGGAGCAAAAAATATAGTTTAAATCGCCTACGGCGTAACCTTCCCGTTCGGCCTGCTGTTTAAGCCATTGGCGCGTTGCCTGTTTCTGGGGAAGCTTATAATCAACATCCTCGTTAAAAAACCGAATCATTTGCCTGTTTTTTAGCCACAAATATACCGTATGAAAGCCATCCAACTGCCCGCAGTTCACCAACCCCTTGAACTCATTGACGCACCTACCCCGGCCGCCGGGCCGGGCGAGGTTTTAGTCCAGCTCCGGGCCGCAGCGCTGAACCACCGGGACGTATTCATCCAGCAGGGTTTGTATCCGGGCATAAAGCTGCCCGTCATTCTGGGTTCGGACGGCGCAGGCGTCGTGACCGAAATCGGCGTGGGGGTTGACCCTGTCTGGCGCGGGCAGGCGGTCGTGATCAATTGTTCGCTAAACTGGGGACCGAACCCCAGATTTTATGGGTCCGACTTTCGGATCCTGGGTATGCCCGACAATGGAACCTTCGCCGAGTATATCGCAATCAGTACCAGATATATCCATCATAAACCGGCTCATCTGTCCTTTGAGCAGGCGGCTGCCTTACCGCTGACGGGGCTAACGGCCTGGCGGGCGCTCATGACCCGGGCCGGTCTACGAACATCCGGCAGCGGCCCGGAAAAGGTTTTGATTACGGGTATTGGCGGGGGCGCAGCGTTGATTGCTCTGCAGTTTGCCGTTAGTGCCGGTGCCGAGGTTTGGGTAACGTCCGGCTCGGAAGATAAGCTCGCAAAAGCCAAAGCCCTCGGCGCTAGAGGTGGGGTTAACTACCGCGAACCCGATTGGCATAAAACGCTCATGGCCCAGACGGGGGGCGGGCGAAACGGCTACTTCGATGTAATCATCGACAGCGCGGGCGGACCGGGTTTTGCGAGATTAATTGATGTAGCCGCACCGGGTGGCCGCATTGCCATTTTTGGCGGAACCACCGGTAATCTGACCGACCTCATGCCTCCAAAGATTTTTTTTAAACAGCTCAATATCTTTGGTACTACTATGGGAACCGAACACGAATTTGCGGATATGATCGCGTTTGTAGCCGACAAAAAAATTGTTCCGGTGCTTGACGAGGTGCTGCCTCTGAGTGATGCTAAGCACGCTTTTGAGAAAATGAATGCTGGTCAGCAATTTGGGAAAATCATTCTAAAAATTACGGATTAACAAACTAATCGCCCTAATGTTTTCATATTTCTCTACTCATTAAATCATTTTTTATTGAAAAAATCACACTGAAATTCAGTTATCCACATTTTGATTGTTGATAACTATTACTTTATTCACATCTGGCAAATCTGTTGCTGTTCGGCGTCCATCCTTCGGTCGGGTCGTTTTACCTTTGTGGTCATGGCCGAACCAACTCCTTCATACCTGCGCATACTGTCTGATCGGTTAGCCGTTCGTCAAAAAAACGGCCTGTTACGTCAGCTTCGCACCAGTGACGGTCTGGTTGACTTCTGCTCCAACGATTATCTGGGTTTTGCCCGGTCGGCGGAGTTAGCAGCCGCCATACGTCAGGCTGATGCAGTCCGGACAAACAGCCGTTCCGGTGCAACAGGCTCTCGCCTGCTGGCGGGTCAGACTGAACTGGCCAATCAGGTTGAGCAGGCGCTGGCCCGCTTCTACCAAACCGAAACAGCACTGATCTTCAACTCCGGCTACGATGCGAATCTTGGCCTAATGGCTTGTCTGCCCCAGGCAGGCGACCTGTTGCTGACCGACGAGCTGATTCATGCCAGCATGATTGACGGAGCGAGGCTCAGCTACGCTACCCGAAAACGCTTCCGGCATAACGACCTGACCGATCTGGAGCAACTGCTTCAGCAATGGACTGCTTCGTCCCAGAGCAGTCAGGTGTTTATTGCCGTCGAGTCGGTCTATTCGATGGATGGGGACGTAGCGCCCTTACGTCAGTTGGTTGAACTATCTGAACGCTATCAGGCGGCTCTGCTCGTTGACGAAGCCCACGCAACGGGCGTTTTCGGCCCCAACGGCGAAGGGTTAGTGCTCGAATTAGGTTTGCAGGAGCGGGTTATGGCGCGGGTGCACACGTTTGGCAAAGCCCTGGGCGTTCACGGAGCGGCCGTTGCAGGATCGGCCGCGCTGCGTGACTACCTGATCAACTTTGCCCGACCGTTTATTTATACAACCGCGCTTCCACCCCATAGCCTGATCGCCATGGATTGCGCGCATCGGCATTTGCAGAATACTTCAGAGGCT is from Spirosoma taeanense and encodes:
- the ybeY gene encoding rRNA maturation RNase YbeY, coding for MIRFFNEDVDYKLPQKQATRQWLKQQAEREGYAVGDLNYIFCSDEYVLQVNRDYLHHDYYTDIITFDQREDEAKIEGDIFISVDRVADNASQLGVPAEQEMRRVLAHGLLHLCGYGDKTGEEEKQMRAKEEEWLAAR
- a CDS encoding aminotransferase class I/II-fold pyridoxal phosphate-dependent enzyme; the encoded protein is MAEPTPSYLRILSDRLAVRQKNGLLRQLRTSDGLVDFCSNDYLGFARSAELAAAIRQADAVRTNSRSGATGSRLLAGQTELANQVEQALARFYQTETALIFNSGYDANLGLMACLPQAGDLLLTDELIHASMIDGARLSYATRKRFRHNDLTDLEQLLQQWTASSQSSQVFIAVESVYSMDGDVAPLRQLVELSERYQAALLVDEAHATGVFGPNGEGLVLELGLQERVMARVHTFGKALGVHGAAVAGSAALRDYLINFARPFIYTTALPPHSLIAMDCAHRHLQNTSEARAQLHQRVDYFRQCVAKALPGTIWTDSLSPIQCLIVPGNDHARHVAAEAQHAGLDARAILSPTVPVGQERLRICMHAFNTTDEIDRLISLLQSALITEAV
- a CDS encoding quinone oxidoreductase family protein — protein: MKAIQLPAVHQPLELIDAPTPAAGPGEVLVQLRAAALNHRDVFIQQGLYPGIKLPVILGSDGAGVVTEIGVGVDPVWRGQAVVINCSLNWGPNPRFYGSDFRILGMPDNGTFAEYIAISTRYIHHKPAHLSFEQAAALPLTGLTAWRALMTRAGLRTSGSGPEKVLITGIGGGAALIALQFAVSAGAEVWVTSGSEDKLAKAKALGARGGVNYREPDWHKTLMAQTGGGRNGYFDVIIDSAGGPGFARLIDVAAPGGRIAIFGGTTGNLTDLMPPKIFFKQLNIFGTTMGTEHEFADMIAFVADKKIVPVLDEVLPLSDAKHAFEKMNAGQQFGKIILKITD